A window of Paenibacillus polygoni contains these coding sequences:
- a CDS encoding endo-1,4-beta-xylanase, with protein sequence MRSKISSVLAFIMCITIMAPQGIWLPKADAAAVGETVVSSDFESGVDGWFKRGSETVTQSTYDAQSGNGSLLTTGRTATWNGPGMNVTEKLVKGATYEFSIYAKLKEKGSATIELTLNQSDLPKVDGKDNPATYVKINSNTVTEADWVQLVGEVQVDKRASGYQVYVQSTDNATVDYYIDTFSAKLVKLPEDSEPTLPGDGEIDQPGHLFDFEDGQGKWIRRNGDGQISVTDLDNHTTGGSKSLLTTISEQYDGPILDVLKKMNPNEKYDLSAWVKMAPDSKPTTLRISVQSGKNSFSNVSSDVLVTSGEWIQLKGTYTVPAAPEVLNVYVESAEKPAEARSFYLDDFQISLSAPASGQTPLPIQTDIDALKTVYEKYFDIGAAVEPPRLSGNIQQLLDFHYNSVVAENSMKPQSLSPSEGKWNFSSADIIAQYAKDNNLNLRLHTLAWHSQAAEWMFKDANGVALEATEANKQLVLDRLTNYIQVVLRHFKDMGVTIHDIDVVNEVIDESQPDGMRRSEWYRLTGIDFIRTAFKVAREELPYAKLYINDYNTHSPKKRDFMYDLAVKLRDEGIPIDGVGHQTHINISGPSIEQISDSIRKFGEAGFDNQLTEVDVSVYTNNTTSYDTIPENLLVSQGYRYKELFKELIRLDDLGRTDKNPEGWISNVTLWGIADDFTWLHNRPIDRQDAPFPFDKQHQIKYAYWGMIEAVKTIFPSKLPVSGKAATAAQGTPKAGDPQDIAWGTIPAMKTESLGTLEADVKLLWDALHLYVRVAVKDNTKDSTDKIELFTDEGGNNKRTFTRDDSSVTEVEGGYVLTTAIPLEGKLGDKVKFDVRVTDLGVNDGSEQGGNGMIVSWSDPRNAQEYDTQGYGVLTYIEATKIGTAIKGTPIIDGELDAVWASAPVYKTDVKVEQTGSGAAKADFRTMWDDENLYVYAMVTDSVLSDAIKESAHEQDSIEIFVDQNNGKTTAYQDDDGQYRINFKNVRTTAGHASEDNFTSQTKIVPGGYVVEAAISLDKIKVTPNTVIGFDLQVNDDQDGGSRDSVFIWNDPTGLSYTNTSRFGVLQFKDKETAPNPNPNPTPNPTPSPSPSPAPSPSPNTNQNTNESASIQVSKDANGHATAKVSNAAFTEALKKVKAGRILFEIPLPSGTTKVNVKLPVDQIKTAKASGVKELEINAGLAKLVVPSTFIPDSADTTDAEFSIEKVDNNSLTDAVRSKVGNNPVLDFQLTIGGKQISNAGKNQKIQILIPYTSKDNEKKEQVVVYSINGNDSLQIINNGHYNPATSMVEFRVNDFSKFTMGHVNVNFTDLNQTEWAKESISALAARNIVKGATDQSFLPRKEVTRAEFVQMLISTLNLEAANTEVNFSDVEKGQWYSEAIIAAYQAGIVQGKKNGTFGVHDKITREDMAVMTLRALKATEFTGNTNNQGSTFADHSAISDYAKEAVATMKQAGIISGMPNGKFLPKATAIRAEAAVILHQLLSLN encoded by the coding sequence ATGAGGAGTAAAATATCAAGTGTATTAGCTTTCATCATGTGCATAACCATCATGGCACCACAAGGTATATGGCTTCCCAAAGCAGATGCTGCTGCAGTCGGTGAGACGGTTGTAAGCAGTGATTTTGAGTCAGGAGTTGATGGGTGGTTCAAGCGCGGTTCTGAAACCGTTACACAAAGTACGTATGATGCGCAGAGCGGCAACGGAAGTTTGCTGACAACGGGGCGTACAGCGACATGGAATGGACCAGGGATGAATGTAACAGAAAAACTGGTAAAGGGTGCTACCTATGAGTTCTCAATCTATGCCAAACTAAAAGAAAAAGGTTCAGCTACTATTGAATTGACACTGAACCAATCTGATTTGCCAAAAGTAGATGGTAAAGACAATCCGGCTACTTACGTTAAAATTAACTCAAATACCGTAACAGAAGCCGACTGGGTACAACTGGTAGGAGAGGTTCAAGTTGATAAGCGTGCGAGCGGATATCAAGTGTATGTACAATCCACCGACAATGCAACGGTTGATTATTACATCGATACGTTCTCTGCTAAACTTGTCAAACTGCCAGAAGACTCTGAGCCAACATTACCGGGTGATGGGGAAATTGACCAACCAGGTCATTTATTTGATTTTGAAGACGGCCAAGGAAAATGGATTCGTCGCAATGGAGATGGTCAGATCAGTGTTACTGATCTAGATAATCATACAACAGGCGGTTCAAAAAGCTTGCTGACTACGATTTCTGAGCAGTATGATGGACCTATTCTCGATGTACTAAAAAAGATGAATCCAAATGAAAAATACGACTTATCCGCATGGGTGAAAATGGCACCTGATTCGAAGCCTACGACACTTCGAATATCAGTTCAATCAGGCAAAAACAGCTTTTCAAATGTATCCTCAGACGTACTTGTCACATCAGGAGAGTGGATACAGTTGAAAGGTACATATACTGTACCTGCGGCACCTGAAGTACTTAACGTTTATGTTGAATCAGCAGAAAAGCCTGCTGAGGCAAGATCGTTTTACCTAGATGATTTTCAGATATCATTAAGTGCTCCTGCATCAGGTCAAACGCCGTTGCCAATTCAAACTGACATTGACGCACTCAAAACGGTTTATGAAAAATACTTCGATATTGGGGCAGCAGTGGAACCTCCTCGATTGAGTGGAAATATTCAGCAGCTTCTTGATTTTCACTATAATTCCGTTGTTGCTGAGAACTCAATGAAACCGCAGTCCCTGAGTCCGTCCGAAGGGAAATGGAACTTCTCGTCAGCGGATATAATTGCACAGTATGCAAAGGACAATAATCTAAATTTGCGGCTACATACTCTTGCGTGGCACTCACAGGCTGCAGAGTGGATGTTTAAGGATGCAAATGGCGTAGCTCTTGAAGCAACGGAAGCGAATAAGCAACTCGTTCTGGATAGACTAACGAATTATATACAAGTTGTGCTTCGCCACTTTAAGGATATGGGAGTTACAATCCATGACATTGATGTAGTTAATGAAGTCATTGACGAAAGTCAGCCGGACGGTATGCGCAGAAGTGAATGGTACCGGTTAACTGGGATTGACTTTATTAGAACTGCATTCAAGGTAGCGAGAGAAGAACTTCCATATGCGAAGCTGTACATCAATGACTATAATACACATAGTCCGAAAAAACGCGATTTCATGTATGATCTTGCTGTGAAACTTAGAGACGAAGGTATACCTATCGATGGAGTCGGTCACCAAACACATATTAATATCAGCGGTCCTTCCATTGAACAAATCTCAGATTCGATTCGAAAATTCGGTGAAGCAGGTTTTGATAATCAATTAACAGAGGTTGACGTATCTGTATACACCAATAATACGACGAGCTATGATACAATTCCTGAGAACTTGCTCGTATCGCAAGGGTACCGATACAAAGAATTATTCAAAGAGTTGATACGCCTAGATGATCTTGGAAGAACAGATAAGAACCCTGAAGGTTGGATTAGCAATGTGACACTCTGGGGCATAGCAGATGATTTTACCTGGCTTCATAACCGTCCGATCGATCGCCAGGATGCACCTTTCCCATTTGACAAACAACATCAAATTAAATATGCGTACTGGGGAATGATTGAAGCGGTAAAAACAATATTCCCTTCCAAACTTCCTGTCTCCGGAAAAGCGGCTACCGCAGCGCAAGGTACACCAAAAGCAGGGGATCCTCAAGATATTGCCTGGGGTACAATTCCGGCTATGAAAACGGAAAGTCTTGGTACACTTGAAGCAGATGTAAAATTGTTGTGGGACGCGCTTCATTTATATGTTCGAGTGGCAGTGAAAGATAACACGAAAGACTCTACAGATAAGATTGAACTGTTTACGGATGAGGGTGGTAACAATAAACGGACATTTACACGCGATGACTCATCAGTAACTGAAGTAGAAGGTGGATACGTATTAACAACAGCAATTCCACTGGAAGGAAAACTCGGAGATAAAGTCAAATTCGATGTAAGAGTAACTGACCTTGGTGTTAACGATGGCTCTGAACAGGGCGGGAATGGCATGATCGTATCATGGAGTGACCCGCGAAATGCGCAGGAGTATGATACACAAGGATACGGGGTACTCACTTATATTGAAGCAACGAAAATCGGAACTGCTATCAAAGGCACACCTATCATTGATGGTGAACTGGATGCAGTTTGGGCGAGTGCACCTGTGTATAAAACGGATGTGAAAGTTGAGCAGACAGGCAGTGGAGCAGCCAAAGCAGATTTCCGCACGATGTGGGATGATGAAAACTTATACGTATATGCAATGGTCACAGACAGCGTATTAAGCGATGCTATTAAAGAAAGTGCTCATGAACAAGATTCCATTGAAATTTTTGTGGATCAGAATAATGGAAAGACAACAGCATATCAAGATGATGATGGTCAGTATCGTATTAATTTCAAAAATGTGAGAACGACCGCTGGGCATGCATCGGAAGATAATTTCACTTCGCAGACTAAAATTGTTCCAGGAGGATATGTTGTCGAAGCAGCAATATCACTGGATAAGATTAAAGTGACTCCGAATACAGTAATTGGTTTTGATCTACAGGTAAATGATGACCAGGACGGGGGTTCCAGGGATAGTGTATTCATATGGAATGATCCTACGGGTCTATCTTATACGAATACATCGAGATTCGGTGTTCTTCAGTTCAAGGATAAGGAGACAGCTCCAAATCCGAATCCAAATCCAACACCAAATCCAACACCAAGTCCATCACCGAGTCCAGCGCCAAGTCCGTCACCAAACACCAATCAAAATACAAATGAGTCAGCTTCAATACAGGTGAGCAAGGATGCGAATGGTCATGCTACCGCAAAAGTGAGCAATGCAGCTTTCACTGAAGCGTTGAAGAAAGTAAAAGCAGGCCGCATCTTGTTCGAAATTCCATTACCAAGCGGTACAACAAAGGTGAATGTGAAACTGCCAGTTGACCAGATTAAGACAGCTAAGGCATCTGGTGTCAAGGAATTAGAAATCAATGCGGGTCTAGCTAAATTAGTTGTGCCTAGCACTTTCATTCCTGACTCGGCGGATACGACCGATGCAGAATTCAGCATCGAAAAAGTGGATAACAATTCATTAACGGATGCAGTTCGCAGTAAAGTCGGAAACAATCCTGTGCTCGACTTCCAATTAACCATTGGCGGAAAGCAAATCAGTAATGCAGGCAAAAACCAAAAGATTCAAATCTTGATTCCTTATACTTCAAAAGATAATGAGAAAAAGGAACAAGTGGTTGTGTACTCCATAAACGGCAACGACAGCTTGCAGATCATTAACAACGGACACTATAATCCAGCTACCTCTATGGTAGAGTTTCGTGTTAATGACTTCAGTAAATTCACAATGGGACATGTAAATGTGAACTTCACTGATTTAAATCAAACGGAGTGGGCGAAAGAGAGCATTTCTGCGTTAGCAGCTCGTAATATCGTGAAAGGTGCAACGGATCAATCGTTTTTACCTCGAAAAGAAGTTACACGTGCTGAATTCGTACAAATGCTGATCAGTACACTTAACCTGGAAGCTGCGAATACAGAAGTAAACTTCAGTGACGTAGAGAAGGGGCAATGGTATTCTGAAGCGATTATAGCGGCATATCAAGCAGGAATCGTTCAGGGTAAGAAGAATGGAACCTTTGGCGTCCATGATAAAATTACTCGTGAAGATATGGCAGTAATGACGCTTAGAGCATTAAAGGCGACTGAATTCACGGGGAACACGAACAACCAAGGATCAACTTTTGCAGATCATTCAGCAATTTCGGATTATGCCAAGGAAGCGGTAGCAACGATGAAGCAAGCAGGCATCATCAGCGGTATGCCAAATGGCAAATTCCTGCCTAAGGCTACAGCGATCCGGGCAGAAGCAGCGGTGATTTTGCATCAATTACTAAGTTTGAACTAA
- a CDS encoding cation diffusion facilitator family transporter, producing the protein MIEQPKSESFISLVKKGNTSSAIAMAGNAVLALCKGGAFIFSGSGAMFASAMHSLADAINQGFVFVGSVLSEKKPTDRFPTGFGRVINIFCMIAVIVVTIMAYETIHEGIHLLQHPAGHSGGLWINISVLVLNILIDGTILIKAMKEILKESRAPEAKGFALVPAAIKNVGRAAPPTRLVFYEDVVAVLGALLALISVVVIALTNFALLDGIVTTLIGCLMIAVAFRVGYDNMIGLIGVAAPQDIEDKVSQTIFADTHVADIQMMRILQEGRYYHVEGLIELHKGLTLADADDIKFRIQDKLMQNPDIADAVISIIEDDGIKSWINNDSENVK; encoded by the coding sequence GTGATTGAACAACCGAAATCGGAAAGTTTTATTTCGCTCGTAAAGAAAGGAAATACTTCGTCTGCCATCGCTATGGCGGGGAATGCAGTGCTTGCTTTATGCAAAGGAGGAGCATTTATATTTAGCGGCAGCGGGGCCATGTTCGCCTCAGCCATGCATTCGCTCGCAGACGCGATCAATCAGGGATTTGTCTTTGTCGGCAGCGTATTATCTGAGAAAAAGCCCACAGATCGATTCCCTACTGGATTTGGACGTGTAATCAACATTTTCTGTATGATTGCTGTTATTGTCGTTACGATTATGGCCTATGAGACGATTCATGAAGGAATTCATTTATTGCAGCATCCTGCCGGTCATTCAGGTGGTCTTTGGATTAATATATCTGTGCTGGTACTGAATATTCTCATTGATGGTACCATTTTAATTAAAGCAATGAAGGAGATTCTCAAAGAATCACGGGCTCCTGAGGCGAAAGGATTTGCTCTTGTTCCGGCTGCTATCAAAAATGTGGGGCGAGCTGCCCCGCCAACAAGACTTGTATTTTATGAAGACGTGGTTGCAGTGTTAGGTGCGCTCCTTGCTTTAATCTCTGTCGTCGTCATTGCGCTCACTAACTTTGCACTCTTAGATGGCATCGTGACTACACTCATTGGTTGTTTGATGATTGCCGTTGCTTTCCGGGTCGGATATGACAATATGATTGGGCTGATCGGGGTTGCTGCTCCTCAAGATATCGAAGATAAGGTGTCTCAGACGATTTTTGCAGATACACATGTGGCAGATATCCAAATGATGCGCATCCTTCAGGAAGGACGTTATTACCATGTGGAAGGATTAATTGAACTTCATAAAGGTCTGACGCTGGCAGATGCTGATGATATCAAATTCCGAATTCAAGACAAACTTATGCAAAATCCAGATATCGCTGATGCAGTTATTTCTATTATTGAAGATGATGGAATTAAAAGTTGGATTAATAATGATTCAGAAAATGTAAAATAA
- a CDS encoding acyl CoA:acetate/3-ketoacid CoA transferase, with the protein MSKVITAMEAAKLINDGDTVAASGFGLSCWAEEMGIAIEERFLETGHPKNLTVIHASAVGDRRSKGMSHLGHEGLIKRWIGGIAIASPAMAKLIEEDKCEAYNLPQGVITQLYREIAAKRPGVITKVGLGTFVDPRIEGAKMSPSTKEDIVKVIELEGEEWLFYKSFPIQVALIRGTVADENGNLTLEKEGLHMEVLPIAQAVRNSGGIVIAQVESVAKAGSLSPKDVVVPGILVDHIVVASPENHFQTENTQYNPAFSGHIKVPTESIEALPLDERKVIARRSAAELKPNTILNLGVGIPVNVSIVSAEEGVSDQLILTTEAGSIGGVPAGLKDFGHAYNSEAIVDHHAQFDFYDGGGIDLSVLGLAQTDGDGNVNVSKFGTRVAGCGGFINISQSAKKLVFAGTFTAGGLEVRVEDGKLNIIKEGKSKKFVKQVQQITFSGAYATKTNQPVIYVTERAVFELLNGKLTLTEIAPGVDLQKHILDQMEFEPVISPDLKEMDPGIFQEQWGELKNILFKQSKN; encoded by the coding sequence ATGTCAAAAGTTATTACTGCAATGGAAGCTGCTAAGCTGATTAACGACGGCGATACAGTTGCAGCAAGTGGATTTGGATTGTCCTGCTGGGCTGAAGAAATGGGTATTGCTATCGAAGAACGGTTCCTTGAAACAGGTCATCCAAAAAATTTGACTGTCATTCATGCGAGCGCAGTCGGTGATCGCCGTAGCAAAGGAATGAGTCATTTAGGTCATGAAGGCTTGATCAAACGATGGATTGGCGGTATTGCTATTGCTTCACCTGCTATGGCAAAACTGATTGAAGAAGATAAATGTGAAGCTTACAACCTGCCACAAGGCGTTATTACTCAGCTCTATCGCGAAATTGCAGCAAAACGTCCTGGCGTAATTACCAAAGTAGGACTTGGCACATTTGTTGACCCACGAATCGAAGGTGCCAAAATGTCTCCCTCAACAAAAGAAGATATCGTAAAAGTAATCGAACTTGAAGGCGAAGAGTGGTTATTCTATAAATCCTTCCCTATTCAAGTAGCTCTCATTCGAGGCACCGTAGCAGATGAAAACGGAAATCTAACCCTTGAAAAAGAAGGACTTCATATGGAAGTACTTCCGATTGCTCAAGCTGTACGTAACTCAGGCGGTATTGTGATTGCTCAGGTTGAATCGGTTGCGAAGGCTGGCTCACTAAGTCCAAAAGATGTTGTGGTTCCTGGTATTCTAGTTGACCACATCGTTGTTGCTAGTCCTGAAAATCACTTCCAAACGGAAAACACGCAGTATAACCCAGCATTCTCAGGTCATATCAAAGTACCAACAGAAAGCATTGAAGCACTTCCGCTTGATGAGCGTAAAGTGATTGCTCGCCGCTCTGCTGCTGAGTTAAAACCTAACACGATTCTTAATCTTGGTGTCGGCATTCCTGTCAATGTATCTATCGTTTCTGCGGAAGAAGGGGTAAGTGATCAACTTATTCTTACAACCGAAGCAGGATCCATCGGCGGTGTACCCGCAGGACTGAAAGATTTTGGACATGCATATAACAGTGAAGCTATCGTTGATCATCATGCACAATTTGATTTCTATGATGGCGGCGGAATTGACCTCTCCGTACTTGGTCTGGCTCAAACTGATGGAGATGGCAATGTGAACGTAAGTAAATTCGGAACTCGTGTTGCTGGATGCGGCGGTTTCATTAATATATCCCAGTCCGCTAAAAAATTAGTCTTTGCAGGAACGTTTACGGCTGGAGGTTTGGAAGTCCGTGTTGAAGATGGAAAACTAAACATTATTAAAGAAGGTAAATCCAAGAAATTTGTGAAACAAGTTCAGCAAATTACGTTCAGCGGTGCTTATGCGACAAAAACGAACCAACCTGTTATCTATGTAACAGAACGCGCTGTATTTGAACTATTAAACGGAAAATTGACACTGACCGAAATTGCACCAGGTGTTGATCTTCAAAAACATATTCTTGATCAAATGGAATTTGAACCTGTGATTTCCCCTGATCTAAAAGAAATGGATCCTGGTATTTTCCAAGAGCAATGGGGAGAATTGAAAAACATCCTTTTTAAACAATCAAAGAACTAA